The genomic DNA ATGAGGGGTACTGTTgttctgctgctgttgttgttctgtctgtctggggcatggactcaggaggagagtggaggggtcAGAGAGAGTGACATCACTCAACCGGGACacagtgcagggagagagagcagggtgagAGAGGTTCAGATGGAGAGCCAAATGACTGACGCTTCAGAGAAAACCAACAAACAGACGACCACCTCGCCTGACATCTGGACTGAGATGAAGGAGCTGAGAGACATGGTGCACGACCTGGGAACCACTGTGGTGGAGCAGAGCGAGAAGCTGAGGAACATGGAGGTCAGAGCGACAGCCAGTGAGGCTGAGGCAAAGGAGCAGAGAAACACAGTGACCGATCTTAGGGTGGAGCTGATGCTCACCAAGAATAACGTGGAGAAAGTGGAGAAAGAGAATGCAGGTCATTTAAGCTTATTATTTATTGCTTTACAGTCAACTGAAGTTACATTTGATTGTCAGCGAAAGTGGAAATAATGAACATTTAACATTCTGGATGGACGTTTCTTTCAGGTTAGTTTGTAAGGCACTTACGTACTTAGGCCTTATTACGCCAAGAGGCACATTTTCAGGCACCTCTTTCCACAATCAGAACAAAGGTCAACATTAACTGTTTTTCATATTTCTTCTATCATTCTAGACCTGACCGCTGGATTGAGTGGCAGTAAGAGCCAGGTGGAGGAGCTGCAGACAGAGAATGCAGGTCATTCTCTATATTGCTTATCTGAATGATTATGCTTATTACTCACCTGTTTTACATAAACTTGAATAGCTTATGTTTCCATAAATTTAGCCCAAGCTGCTGAACTATCAGCCATGGGGGACAGAGTGACAGCCAGTGAGGCTGAGAATGCAGGTAATAAGTAAGAGTAGCTAGGTCTTTGGACACCGATGCCTTGATCAGCTTTTATCACACCGCTTTTCAATATTTGTTTTACCTCAGTCTCCTCTTCAGCAATTTAATGCATGCATGCTCGATCGGTACAATAACTTGGGCAGACAACTTTGCACTCTTTTTCCCTAATTAACGTCTTCGTTATAATAATATAGAATatgacatttagcagatgtttttatccaaagcaacttacagtagtgcatGGATACATTGTCTTATGGGTGGCCCCAGTGGGAACCAACCCACAATCGTGACATTGTAAGGGCCTTGCTCTAccagctgagacacacacagaccaacataagaaataaaaggtgacattctgtactttAGCCTCATTTAAATAAGTTTGGAGGGCACAGTAGATATCGTCTTTGTACACTGCTCTGGGTTTGGCTCTGTGTCCATGCCCCTTCAGGTCCTATCATCTTAGCACCCTCTCTGTCATCTGGACCAATGTTTTCAACCTGAAATCTGAAGACCTTGGCGACTGGCAAATGACAGACAATAACAACAAGCAGTCTCGTAGCCTCATTGATCGAAATGACCTGCTTTAAAAACTtatttgggatagggggcggtattttaaCGTCCAGATGAAAAGCCTGCCCAAAGTTAaatgcctgctactcaggcccagaggttaggataggatatgcatataattggtagatttggatagaaaacactaaagtttctaaaactgttcaaataatgtctgaatttaacagaactgatatggcaggtgaaacccagaggacaaaccatcaaacaaaaGAATATTCAGCATACCACtgatttcaatgcacttttataatAGGGTGAAATCGTCcccgattgcagttcctagggcttccactagatgtcaacagtctttagaaagagtttcaggctggtttttggaaaaatgagggagaagttgtagtttttctaagtggctcccattttcgGTAAAGACCATAACGATTCTCTGTATTAAATTGTAatatttatttacgtattagggtacctaaggattgattataaacgttgattgacttgtttggataagtttattggtaacgtttgtgATTAATTTTGTATGCAATTTGAAGGAGACAAAccgagtggattattgactgaagcgcgccagctaaactgagtttttatggatataaagaaggaatttatcaaacaaaaggaccatttgtaatgCAATTgagaccttttggagtgccaacagaagaagatcttcaaaggtaaggcatattataacgctatttctgactttcgtgtcgcaactCCCTGGTTGAAAATGATTTGTTATGTATTTGTGTGCTGGAAGccgtttttgaaatctgacaccttggttggattaacaacaagttaagctttattttgatgtattgcacttgtgatttcatgaacgtttaatatttatagtaatttaatttgaatttggcgctctgccatttcaccggatgttggccaaaGAAGTTTTAAGGAAACACCTTCTCAATTGTCTTGTATTTTACCAGTCTTTGGTTTTATTGTCTAGACTTCACCTTTGAGAACACGTGCAGCTTGTGtcccatgttgtggttcactacgatgtgtgttctctgtgtatAAGGAAGGGAACTGAGCTCTGTAGACTATATCATATCTGAAGAAGCACTGTTTCAGAATGAGGGGTGCTGTAGCTCTGCttgtgttgctgttctgtctgtctggggcatggactcaggaggagagaggagggtgttctgtctgtctggaacatGGACtcaggaggagagtggatggtGTTCTGTCAGTCTGGAACATGGActcaggaggagagtggagggtgttctgtctgtctggaacatGGACTCAGGATgagagtggagggtgttctgtctgtctggaacatagcctcaggaggagagaggagaggtcagagagaaagacatcACTCAACGGACAGGGGAACAGAATATGGGGAGTGAATTTCAGATAAAGAACTGAAGCTACAGGCACGACCAAACCACCTGATGTCAGGGCTGAGCTGAGAGCGCTGAGAGACATGTTGGTtgaacagagagtggagctgtGGAATATGGGGGCCAGACTGTAAGCCAGTGAAAGTCAGAACACAGGTAGTGTAGAAAAGCTTATTCTTGAATTAGTGGGAGAATCAATATGATTAATAAAGTTGAATTGGATTGACTGCCAGTGAGAGTGAAAATGCAAATATGATAAAGTGTATCAGTTCACGTTCTACAGTGGGTTGGCCATTTAATGTGTctctcagtttcaacctgttggtactagggggcagtattttcatttttggaaaaataatgttcccaaaTTAAATGgaatattttgtcaggacaagatgctagaatatgcatataattgacagcttaggatagaaaacactctaaagtttccaaaactgtaaaaatattgtctgtgaatataacataactgatgttacaggcgaaagcctgagaaaaatccaatccggaagtgactcatcttttgaaagccctgcgtttgatgagtccctattgagctgtgaatgccctatcaaccagattacgctttctacgtattccccaaggtgtctacagcattgtgacgtagttttacgcatttatgttgaagaatacccgtaggcggcttcattgcgcaagtggtcacctgatgctcttAGAGAAATtatcgcgtaaaatacagaggtagccattattccaatcgcttctactgagaaaccaattgtcccggttgatgtATTATCGaaaagatatttgaaaaacaccttgaggattgattataaacaacgtttgccatgtttctgtcgatattatggagctaatttggaatgtTTTTCGGTGTTGTcctgaccgcaatttccggtagatttctcagccaaacgtgaagaacaaacggagctatttcgcctacaaaaataatattttgggaataaattaactttggctatctacctgggagtctcgtgagtgaaaacatccaaagttcatcaaagataaacaatttaatttgattgcttttctgattttcatgacaaggttgcctgctgctagcaaggcataatgctatgctaggctatcgataaacttacccGACCGCTctgaggcgtccgcatggtcctaaagcactgtttcctcgttttgtatcacactccaatgatgaaactggggggggatgcaatttctgacggtccccccccccccgtccccagtgaaagttgcacccctggatGCAATAGTTAAAGCGGTTTGGGTAACAAACACATGATTTTATGGTACTGTTGTTTCTAGTGGTTTTACCAGTTTTGAGCCTATTCCAGATGTAGAAACAagatttaaaacctcttaagtcaaGGTAGGGTTAGACTTTATGTACATGTGTCTGTGCGTGTATGTGTACCTGCCTGCTTGTGAGCTGAGACCCAGAGAGAGGGGAAGCGGTATCAGATAGCCAATACGTTTTCCTTGACTGGCTACCGTACCTGAACAATACACAGCCTGTTATGGTGGCTAGGCTACAACTCTGTCTGCGTCACTCTTTTAAATTAGAGAGATTGCTGGGATATGCCAGGTGTACTGGAGAGGGTATGCCAAGCCAAGTAGTCAGCctgcctccccttccctcctctaccactctacctttcctcccctctctctcttttcccccaccCTCTCCATCAACTTCCattccttcctctaccctctcgctcccctcctctacctctctctaccctctctctcccctcttctacctctctctaccccctctctctcttcctctacctctctctaccctctctctctcttcctctaccctctctcccctcctctacctctcctcttccccccttctcttcaccttctcttctccctctctctctcgctctctgtcacctcccctcctcttcctctctctcttgttctcttcctctcctcttccctccttctcttctccctcccctctctctctccttcacctcccctcctctacctctctctacctctctctaccctctctctttctttctcttcctctcctctcccctccccttgcatttctcctctcctttccctctctttccccatctcctcccatctctctctcccctcctctcgctTTCTAAAGCTAAGGGGATAATTGAAAGAGAAATGTTAGACAGCCATCAGGAGATTATCTACCAGGGGTTAGAATTTTTGGAATGGAGGAGAATAATGAAATGTTTTCTTCttacctgaccccccccccccccccccttcccccatccatctctccacttGAGGGTTCCTAAGAACAAGGGTATAAGAGGGGGTCGATGTGAAAGCATTTTTTCCCATAAAACCTCAGGTTACTGGTTTCTCCACTGTAGCGTTCCATTGGAGTGTGTCTCGTGTGTGAGGGGAGATTTCGTCTTCacagtgtgtgtttgagagagagaggagatttcGTCTTCacagtgtgtgtttgagagagagaggagatttcGTCTTCacagtgtgtgtttgagagagagaggagatttcGTCTTCacagtgtgtgtttgagagagaggagatttcGTCTTCacagtgtgtgtttgagagagagaagaTTTCTCTGATTTTGTCAGTCGACATGATTCATCGGGACAGAAGGCTGGCAGtgactcttctcctcttctcattCATCTCTTTCTCCACTCAGAAAACCTCCGGTAAGTCTGGGAGTCTTTAGATCAGATGTATTCTGTGTTTTCACCTCGGTTATGATGAACCTAATCATAATGTGAAGGCTATTGAGCATTTCTGTAGCATTTCCAACAGGTGCGAAAATACAATGCTTGTACCTGTTTTTCTCCAGTGAGAATAAAGTTGAACACAGTTCAACATTCCTTGTCTTTCCCAGTCTCCTGGTGTGTAGTGTCGGAGGCAGAGGAGCAGAAGTGTCTGGATCTGGCTGGGAGTGCTACAGCCCGGAATATCAGAGGAACGCTGCTGTGCGTCCGTGGCCAGAGTCCCACAGACTGCATGGAGAAGATCAAGGTGTGTGGCAAAACAGCCTTTGGGCTGCAGAAATCCATGGAATTACAAAAGAATTCGCAGGAAATCTGGGAACCCTACAACCGGGATTTCtggaaagttaccagaattgtGCAACCTTAAACGACCTGTAGAGAAAGTGTAGTTGAATTGTGCAACATGTAATATGACCTATGTCTGTTCAGAATGGTACAGCGGATGCAGCAGCCATGTTTGCTGATGACATCTACACAGCCGGCTGGTGCTTTGGACTAGAACTGGCTGCTGGAGAGTCTTACAACGGAGTGGGTGAGTGAGGagggggggagacggggagaaGGAAACCGTGTGTAAATGTTGAACCTGTCTTACCTTATCCTGTCTGCTCTCTCAGATGGTATCAGCTACTATGTTGTAGCTCTGGCTCGTCGCTCCTCCAGTGACCTGTCCCTGTTGGAGATGCATGAACGCAGGTGAGAACAGATAGAcggattgattgattgtttgttagaattttatttgatttgattaggatccAAGGCAGTGACTGCTCTTCCTGAGGTCCAAAcaaatacatacaatacatagtAGACATAACActataatacaatatataatatACCACAcaaaatataatacaatacatactACAATGCATAATACAATATACATCATACAATACTTAATACAACacataatacaatataaaatacTTAATAGAACACATTATGCAACACATTATACAAGACTTAATACAATACGTAGTATATAAaaatgtgtgtctcttcacagtccccgttgtGCCGTAAGGTGTTCTTTTATCTGGTTTTTATATCTGGTTTTATTGCtgcttgagttacctggggtggcagagagttccatgtagtcatggctctatttaatactgtgtgtttaccagcctctgttctggacctggggactgtgaagagacctctggttgcatgtcttgtgttgtaccgaTGAGTCTCCGAACTGTGTGACAGCGTTTGGTACCTTCAACACATCAATACCTCTCACACTGACCAATAGTGATGCAGCCAATCTCTCCTCAACgttgagccaggagagactgacatgcatgaTACTGACACTTTCCCTCCATGTACATCTAAGTGCGATACGTGCTGCTCTGTTGTGGACCAACTGCAATTGACTTATATCCTTCTTTGCCGTAAATGACCACACAACTGGGCAGTAGACCTGACCTGTCTGGTCGACTGAGgtgtcaagaaagcagagcaacGCCCTATCacggacagacctcttcccattttagcaaccattgagtcgatatgttttgaccatgacagcttgctatctagggttacacccagcagtttagtttcctcaacttgctcaatcaCCACATTATTCAATAATAGATCTAGATGAGATTTAAGGTTGAGTTAGTGATTTATCCCAAAaacaatgtttttagtttttgatatttagcaccagcctattgctagttacccattctaaaacGGACAGGAGCTCTATACTAAGGGTGTCAGTTATTTATTCTACTGTTGTAGCTGATGTGTTTTCGGTTGAGTCGTCAGCGTACATAGACACACATGCTTTATTCAAGGCCAGTGGAAGGTCATTAGTAAAAACTGCATGTCACACTCAATTGAATTTGcatcttccattaaagaaaaccctctgtgttctattagatcACTCTGAATCTATGATTAGGATGTAAATCCATAACGCCTACCTTTTTATCAGTAATAGGTCATGATCAATGATGTCAAAAacctgcactgaaatctaacaaaacagctcccacaatcttcttcttATCAAAtgatttcagccaatcatcagtcatttgtgtcagtgccgagcatgttgagtgcccttcccgATCGTCATGCTGaaagtacactactgttcaaaagtttggggtcaattagaaatgtccttgtttttgaaagaaaagctacattttggtcctttaaaaataacatcaaattgatcagaaatacagtgtaaataCAGTGTTGTTAATTAGTTTTCtgtaaaataacattgtatttggtcaaacacgaTAATTTCATAAAGTTTGCTAAGCACCGGTAACAGGCTCATTGGTCGGCTGTTTGAACCATTAAAGGGTGGTTTGCTATTCTTGGATAGCGGAATGACCCTTTCCTTCccccaggcctgagggcacacactgtCTTCtaaggcttaaattgaagatgtggcaaagaGGAATCCAGCTTCTGCAAttttaccatccaggttgtcgGTACCAGGTGTCGTGTTCTTATAGACAGCAAAAAAAAAACTTGCCTCTTCCACACCAACTTTGCGATTTGAATGATTGactcattgattgattgattggataTTGCAGCTCCTGTCACCCAGGGATCCGTACCACGGTGGGCTGGACTGTTCCTATTGGCTTCCTGGTCAACACCTCACAGATCAGTGTCGATGAACAATGCAACTTTCCTAAAGgtgagacctgtgtgtgtgtgtgggggggtgttgtGTGACCCTGACtctttgtgtgtattgttggtgTTATTGTGCGTCCTTCCAGCGGCGGGGGACTTCTTTGGCTACAGCTGTGTACCAGGAGTAAAGGACAGAGAACACGACCCCAGAGGAAACAACCCTAAgaacctgtgtgaagcctgcatAGGAGACGACAACGAGAGACATATATGTGTTAACAACCACCGAGAGAGACACTACGGAGAGGCTGGGGCACTgaggtagggaggagaggaggagaggctggggcactgaggtagggaggaggagaggctgggGCACTGAGGtagggagcagaggaggagaggctgggacactgagttaggaagagatgaggagaggctgggacactgagttaggaagagatgaggagaggctgGGGCACTGAggtaggcaggagaggaggagaggctggggCACTGAGG from Oncorhynchus clarkii lewisi isolate Uvic-CL-2024 chromosome 7, UVic_Ocla_1.0, whole genome shotgun sequence includes the following:
- the LOC139414018 gene encoding fibrinogen- and Ig-binding protein-like, which codes for MRGTVVLLLLLFCLSGAWTQEESGGVRESDITQPGHSAGRESRVREVQMESQMTDASEKTNKQTTTSPDIWTEMKELRDMVHDLGTTVVEQSEKLRNMEVRATASEAEAKEQRNTVTDLRVELMLTKNNVEKVEKENADLTAGLSGSKSQVEELQTENAAQAAELSAMGDRVTASEAENAGNK
- the LOC139414116 gene encoding otolith matrix protein 1-like — encoded protein: MIHRDRRLAVTLLLFSFISFSTQKTSVSWCVVSEAEEQKCLDLAGSATARNIRGTLLCVRGQSPTDCMEKIKNGTADAAAMFADDIYTAGWCFGLELAAGESYNGVDGISYYVVALARRSSSDLSLLEMHERSSCHPGIRTTVGWTVPIGFLVNTSQISVDEQCNFPKAAGDFFGYSCVPGVKDREHDPRGNNPKNLCEACIGDDNERHICVNNHRERHYGEAGALRCVAENLGDVAFVKHTTISDNMDGNNMESWAMDLELEDLKLLCPDGSEAGPFDHETCHLAVVPANAVVVRLEDKCRVWKYLERLQNVFGNTTMFSSVGYAQSDLLFSDSTHHLLRVVGSYTSWLGPTYTTVLQAFECESLC